The Oncorhynchus tshawytscha isolate Ot180627B linkage group LG12, Otsh_v2.0, whole genome shotgun sequence genome includes a window with the following:
- the LOC121847901 gene encoding uncharacterized protein PB18E9.04c-like translates to MFYSHSQGPNCSSILFSIKAPCYSQSLLLHAQLNSVASHCSSMPSSTLWPGTAPSFPAQLCGKSLLLHAQLNSVASHCSSMPSSTLWPGTAPSFPAQLCGQSLLLHAQLNSVASHCYSMPSSTLWPVTAPPCPAQLCGQSLLLHAQLNSVARHCSFIPSSTLWPVTATPCPAQLCGQSLLLHAQLNSVARHCSFIPSSTLWPVTATPCPAQLCGQSLLLHAQLNSVASHCSSMPSSTLWPVTAPPCPAQLCSQSLPLHAQLNSVASQCPSMPSSTLWTVTAPPCPAQLCGQSMPLHAQLNSVASHCSFKPSSTLWPVTAPSSPAQLCGQSLLLHAQLNSVASHCPSMPSSTLWPVTAPPCPAQLCGQSLLLHAQLNSVASHCPSMPSSTLWPVTAPPCPAQLCGQSLHASMPSIPSSTLWPVTAPPCPAQLCGQSLLLHAQLNSVASHCSSMPSSTLWSVTAPPCPASTLWPVTAPPCPAQLCGQSLLLHAQLNSVVSHCSSMPSFNSVASHCSSPCPAQLCGQSLLLHAQLNSVASHCSSMPSSTLWPVTAPPCPAQLCGQSLLLHAQLNSVASHCSFMPSSTLWPVTAPPF, encoded by the coding sequence ATGTTCTATTCACACAGCCAGGGACCCAACTGTTCCTCCATCTTGTTCTCCATTAAAGCCCCGTGCTATAGCCAGTCACTGCTCCTCCATGCCCAGCTCAACTCTGTGGCCAGTCACTGCTCCTCCATGCCCAGCTCAACTCTGTGGCCAGGCACTGCTCCTTCATTCCCAGCTCAACTCTGTGGCAAGTCACTGCTACTCCATGCCCAGCTCAACTCTGTGGCCAGTCACTGCTCCTCCATGCCCAGCTCAACTCTGTGGCCAGGCACTGCTCCTTCATTCCCAGCTCAACTCTGTGGCCAGTCACTGCTACTCCATGCCCAGCTCAACTCTGTGGCCAGTCACTGCTACTCCATGCCCAGCTCAACTCTGTGGCCAGTCACTGCTCCTCCATGCCCAGCTCAACTCTGTGGCCAGTCACTGCTCCTCCATGCCCAGCTCAACTCTGTGGCCAGGCACTGCTCCTTCATTCCCAGCTCAACTCTGTGGCCAGTCACTGCTACTCCATGCCCAGCTCAACTCTGTGGCCAGTCACTGCTCCTCCATGCCCAGCTCAACTCTGTGGCCAGGCACTGCTCCTTCATTCCCAGCTCAACTCTGTGGCCAGTCACTGCTACTCCATGCCCAGCTCAACTCTGTGGCCAGTCACTGCTCCTCCATGCCCAGCTCAACTCTGTGGCCAGTCACTGCTCCTCCATGCCCAGCTCAACTCTGTGGCCAGTCACTGCTCCTCCATGCCCAGCTCAACTCTGTAGCCAGTCACTGCCCCTCCATGCCCAGCTCAACTCTGTGGCCAGTCAATGCCCCTCCATGCCCAGCTCAACTCTGTGGACAGTCACTGCTCCTCCATGCCCAGCTCAACTCTGTGGCCAGTCAATGCCCCTCCATGCCCAGCTCAACTCTGTGGCCAGTCACTGCTCCTTCAAGCCCAGCTCAACTCTCTGGCCAGTCACTGCTCCTTCAAGCCCAGCTCAACTCTGTGGCCAGTCACTGCTCCTTCATGCCCAGCTCAACTCTGTGGCCAGTCACTGCCCCTCCATGCCCAGCTCAACTCTGTGGCCAGTCACTGCTCCTCCATGCCCAGCTCAACTCTGTGGCCAGTCACTGCTCCTTCATGCCCAGCTCAACTCTGTGGCCAGTCACTGCCCCTCCATGCCCAGCTCAACTCTGTGGCCAGTCACTGCTCCTCCATGCCCAGCTCAACTCTGTGGCCAGTCACTGCATGCCTCCATGCCCAGCATTCCCAGCTCAACTCTGTGGCCAGTCACTGCTCCTCCATGCCCAGCTCAACTCTGTGGCCAGTCACTGCTCCTCCATGCCCAGCTCAACTCTGTGGCCAGTCACTGCTCCTCCATGCCCAGCTCAACTCTGTGGTCAGTCACTGCTCCTCCATGCCCAGCTTCAACTCTGTGGCCAGTCACTGCTCCTCCATGCCCAGCTCAACTCTGTGGCCAGTCACTGCTCCTCCATGCCCAGCTCAACTCTGTGGTCAGTCACTGCTCCTCCATGCCCAGCTTCAACTCTGTGGCCAGTCACTGCTCCTCCCCATGCCCAGCTCAACTCTGTGGCCAGTCACTGCTCCTCCATGCCCAGCTCAACTCTGTGGCCAGTCACTGCTCCTCCATGCCCAGCTCAACTCTGTGGCCAGTCACTGCTCCTCCATGCCCAGCTCAACTCTGTGGCCAGTCACTGCTCCTCCATGCCCAGCTCAACTCTGTGGCCAGTCACTGCTCCTTCATGCCCAGCTCAACTCTGTGGCCAGTCACTGCTCCTCCATTTTGA